The sequence GAAGACCGTGGCTATGCTGCCCACTCAGTGCAGCACGTGGTACAAGCGGAGCATATATTCGTCATTCTTGTGACACAGATTTGGGAGATGAACAAATACATAGACCATCATAAGGTCCAAATATTACATATTTGGACAAATAACTCCTTGCATACCCACACATACTCATTCTTTCCACCAAATGCTACATTTGCGTCTTTGCCAACAGAATTAGCACAATTGCCAAAGTGAAGATTGtccaataataaaaaaaaagacactgagtTCCTAGAACTCTATTCATCATATTTCATGAAGCTGCTCTAATTTACGTCATAAGAAAATACAAGTAATAAGAAGGATGTTTAAATCATCTTTTGTCCAATCTGGGGGAAAAATGGCAGTCTCgagtattttcagtttgatgCACAGATTtattaaatatctttattttctcagcagCTCAAATCTGAAAGGTCCTGATATAATCAGTTTTCCAGATGCTGTTGTTTCTGTAATGACTGAATTAACATCTTAAGAAACTGTAACTTATAACTGTCCAtaggttttctttctccatttaaaataGCTGCAGTGTGAAATTTAAAGCATTATGGAAGAtgtaccactttttttttttttttttatgccacCATAGCATCTAATGCTGGATTTGAATCTTAGAAGTATGGAGTTATAAGCTGCTGACAGATTTCTAGAGAAGCATTCTTTCTGTTGTCCCACTGAttcctttgttaattctttcatttcagtgcttaCAGTAATTTTGAAGGACCATAAATTTGTACAGTTTCATGCAAGCAAAAGATGTACAGCACTGATTTATCTTTAGAGAAATATCACTAACTAGATACTCAGAACTGAACGttaaaattcagtgaaatactggaaaaattagagggaaataaaatgagtgtatttcacttcttttgtactttttcagtttaaacctAATTATCATATTCAATCACAGTAATACAATTTCACAAATACTGACCAAATACTTTTTACAGCAATTTCTTGCAATGTCATTTTTCAGCAGGAATGACTTATAACAGGAATATCTTCTGGCATCAGTCATTGTTGCCCAAAGGGCAGAAGAGCACTGTAAAGCTGCTTTACTTTGATGAAATTCAGTGGTACCCAGAGCTAATCTCTCCCCACTAAACAATGATTGTAATTTCTAAAGAACTAAATGCACAAGGTTATGTCAAAGGGtttttgaaaaggcaaaactaGGGCAATAGTTTTTTGATCCAGCCAGCACACCAAGTCACAGCAGCATGTCCAAAGAGCAGGTTCTACTGTAAGCATTCAGTAATGACATCTTCATACAAGTACCTTAGGGCTTAGCATGGATGTGTCTACTTTGGAGAACTCCATCTATTCCCATCCCTCTAAATCCACACACACTTGCAAGTCTTTTCACCAAATGGCAAAACCATTTCTCTACCATTACAGCTTTTATTAAGTAGCAGAGCAAATTGCTCCCAGCACCTAGTGATCAAATTTTTTACTTATCCAGTAAAAGCAGATAGAGTGACTGAATTTAGCAGCAGCATCAAATCTAATCTTACCAGCTCAGAGTTCCTACCACAGATAGGGATGAGCAAGTTCATGACTGAGAATGTGTATGGTTCCAGAATCACGTTACATTactacaaacaaacaaacaaaagttagaaaaaaattaagaagtcaTTACTCTTAGCAACAAAGTAGAACTGCAATGTAGACAATATTCATGAAGATCAAACCAGAGAAGGATTCCCCATCCTCTCTGGAAGGTAAAAATactatatttaatatattccaTGCCACACACCTATGTAGCCACTCTTTCTTACTCAATAGAGTAGAAAAGAATAGCATTCTTATctggtaacattttcaaaatattagaCAGCTGGGATAAACCAACAAAGTTCCTACCTAGACTTCTCCTAGGcttggaaatatttaaacactGGGCTTTGATTCTCAAgtggaaaaatagaaataacacagatttttttcctggatggAGAAACCACAGTGGAAACTATGCAGTCTGCATTTGTGTACTTCCATAcctgttatttaaaaagatttattttggaacaattttaaagtatttggaATGCATAAAAGTAAGTCAGAGTTATTTTATTACTACgatcttaaaaagcaaaaacataagGATAGCACCCTTCATTCTGAACTGCCATTTGTTTTCTGGCCCCATGAAAACACAACTTTGTTATTTAAGATTTCTAGAGAATTATCAAAGAACAACATACTAAAATTACAAATGTTATACTTTTGACTACAAGTGTTTCTGGCAGACAGCTGAGCACATGGCACTGGCAATGTCTTCTTGCATGAAGACAAGGATGTTATGTTTCCACCACACAGTGAAAGACTTACGTAACAATTGTACCATCCTGCATGAGAGAGCCTGCAGTAGCGAGAGAACTCTCAGAAAGAAAGTTTGGATAAGTTTTTCCTCCCTCgtttccaaaaagaaaactttctatTTCTGGTTTGAGAACCACCGTTGTTGCAGGCACTCTGTGCTGGACTACAGAGAAGCATGGTGCTTGCAGAAACAGTCGACAGTTAGCAGCAGTTCAGGCTGACTTGAGCATTGCCTTCTGAGATTTCCATCGTTgtcttttccagttctgtagAAACAAAGAAGTTCTAAAATCAATTCACAAGAAATTATACCATCCAATACAAGggtaacaaaagcaaaatgcagccCTAGTCACCCCTATATGCTAGAACTCCGGTAGATGATGACATGAATATGCTTGCAGCTGTTCGAAATGGGCTTTTAATGCTTGAAAAGCCTCCCCAGTTGTTCAGACTGTAAACaaggaaaatacacaaaaaacGCAAAACTTAACATACCGATGAAGTCCCCTGCCCCAATCTGGGTCATGTGCCCAGCAGTTTTCTCCAGCTCCTTTATCATGGACTGTTCAAAGGCCAAGGCAGCAACTCGGGAGAAGAACTCTTTGACATTTTCCCCTAGGAAACAGGACAGAAATTATGTGGTTTTACAACTGCACATCAACACATGATCAAGCATAACAAGCACATCTATGAATAGATCATTCCTCAATACTGGGACAGAACAGGCCTCTCCAGCAATCTGTCCTCCATTCTGATCATTGCAGagataatttctcattttcttagTCTGGAATACTGTATCCTGTACCGTACTCCTAGTTTTAGTCAGCAACACAGAGAATTCAGTTGGTGCTATAATCTTTTCTTCATTGCTAATGTTGAGTAGCAGTGCACATGTGTAGTTATGTAACTACCTATGAATTAAACATGCTTAGACATTGCACAGCAGCTCAAGTACTCCTTTCAGTAAACATGACAGTGCAAGCACACATACAAATGCTCAAATAAAATCAATCATTAATAAGCCTGAAGTTTCCAATAGCAACAAAATgcaagaacaacagaaaaatctgtatgGGAATGGTGGGACCAGGAACCTTAACTTCCTTCCACCTTAACATAAGCCTTTGTAGTTATGCTATTTTTACATCCTTTGCAGTAACTTACCTGTTTTGGCTGAAACCGACCAGTATTCTGCCTGCATCTCATTGGCAAAGCGGATGGCATCTAGCTCTGTCCTTTCACACACAGCATCTGACTGAATAAAAAACGTGGCATAACTTTAACATAAGACATGTATCTGGGCTGGTAATAACATAAAGGTACTGCTAGCACCTATACTGTGATGCTTCCAGTTATCACAGTGGCCTTTCTGACCTTGCCTTAGAACTTTTGCAATCAGATACAATTGCAAGAATATTCAAGTACTTtgtactgcttttaaaatggaagtcTCCATTCACCTCCCACAGcattgaaacaaataaaaaaaaaaagtgttaacaAGTGTGACCGTTGCATGTAACTATATAATGTTGTAGGGAGCTATAAAGACAACAGTCCAGTTACTGGTCTTTAAATTCTTGTCACTCCATCATTctcagcagaaaagctgcaacACTTCAGATCTGCATCCTTATATGTCTGGCCCATTTAGCTTTTACTGCAactcagaaaaagcagcatatgcAACACAAAGTACTAGAAAAAAACTGACAGACATGCAGTTTTCTGggactttttttcagtgaagggTAAGAAACAAGCTGCATAACTGATACTGTGGCAGCCAGGAGgggtgggaaataaaaaaagagaatcaaCTAAGCATCACAAGAAGcaagtttgttttgaaattttcaagAATTAAGTATTGACAgctacagaaagacaaacacAAGACTCAGAGTGGTATAGGTTGAGTGCATTATATCCCGTTCTTCCGAAAATTGTGTCATATTCAGTTAAGTAAGAATTGTTCCCTGTTCCTGAATAATGAACACACTGtccctaaaaaaaacccaaaacccaagaaaaacttCAAGATCATTAAGTACTCCATTCTTTTGTGCACCCTCTCTCACTTCTCAGTTGTTTGTATGCGATTGAAAAATGTCATGCAAGGAATGGAGACACAGAGATTTCACTAACTACccattttttccagaaagcaacTTCTTAAATTGGTTCCAAGTGTGCTGTTCTATAGACCTCTAATGATCTCTCTGTTCAGGTTTTTCCCTCAAGGTCTTCATCTCAACACTGTGTACAACTTTTAAGGGAGATCACTGGAGGAACTAGGGGAAATCTGATTTCCTTATCTGCATACAGTTTGCTTACCaccaaatctttttttgttccaaCTAGAAAGATGAAGCTGGAATCTGGCTCATTCTCCTTCAATGCATCTTCTAGCCactgtctgaaataaaaaaaaagaaatcataaaatcaGTCAGAGGGAGTGAGGGATATAGGAGAAAGTGACAGATAACAGGGTCACATGAAAAGTGAGAGGATAACCTTATGTGAAGATatcaaaagccttttcttctaGGCAGAAAACCCCCAGGAGTTATTCCAACTCCTCTGAATACATGCCTTCCACTAATGAAAAGTTCAAACATACCCACTGTAGAGTGCAAATTCAACAATGACTTTACCACCCAGAGAGGGTATTTTTCCTTGTAAGGGAGGGGGCAAAGTTTTGATTGAGATAAGgaataagaaaacaagaagcagaggaaaagacatGAACAACATAGCAGATTAGACACAAACAGGAACAAAGAAGAGTGAAATAATATAGTCAGCATTATAAAACAGCTCCCTGTGAAGGCTGCATGATTCTTGTCTTATaagcttttgtatttttgttactCTGGCAATCAAGTTCCTTTTGAGTCATCCAACACGTCAAGGAGGGAAGggagtgtgtatgtgtgtgggaGATCAGGTTCATAGGCTTCAATTATTTCCAGCCAAGCAAAGAcactaatatatatattattttacaaAGTCCTATGCAAATGAGCTAAGTACCACAGCAGCAGTCTAATACACATTGCAATAAGACAGTATACATTGTAAAAAAACATGTACCTGCATTACAGTCACAACAGTATGTTAGGAATACATATACTTTGAGCTGGCAACAACAATGTGGATCATAGATTCATGTAGGGTTTTTTCAGGCTGTGCTAAAAGCAGATCAAGTTTACTCATAGCAATTAGCGTGCTGTTGTAACCAAAACATCACATGTATCTGAACCAGTAAGTTTAGCTATACTATGCATACTCtgaggttttaattttctctcctctctttgACAGCTTATCTCCCAACAGAATCATCACAGaaattagagaaagaaaacaattccaGGCTAGCAGCACATCTAGAAAATGAGAGGCTTTTGAGACATTATGCACAAGATGCATCTCAATCTCACCATCCACATCAGGTGCCAGCCTGTTATTCTGTTTAGAGGAAatggagagggggaaaaaaaaggatgcttttGGGGTGCACTTCATCTCTTCCTGCACATCTAGTTGTGGAAGGATCAAGTTCTTACTGAAGCAcctttttctctccactgaTTATAAAGGAAGTCAAGGGTAAGTATTTCAAATTTAcactctgcattttcttcagaaaaatcccACTCTATGTAATCCAAAGAAGTGACAGTCATTCTTCATTTCTTAGCTCAACAGAAGATACACTCACGATCCATCAAGTTCTCAGCAGCTACAGGCTATCCATGGGAATTAAACCTGCTGTAAAAGCTGTAAAGGCTAAgccaaaatacagaaacttaCTTGGTGTGATCCAAAGTCTGGATATCAGCCAGATCAAACACCGTTATTATAACTGCAACAAAagacaagaacagaaaaaaagtaattaaaaagtgTATCAGAAGTCTCTCCAACTTACCTTGTTGAACAGAGAGAATGCTTACATATAAAGAGCAAGAGCAGATTTAAGACAGATGAgatggagaagggaaaagaataaGCAAATGCGTAGTCTTCCAGCACCCAGTAAGACTGGAGTTCTCAGTCTTCAACCTAATTTAGTCTTTACCTGTAGTCTGCAGTCTATAGCTCTATTACTCCTTTTATTTTGTGACCAATTACTGCAGAAATTGTCTCTTACCCTGTGGAACACCAGACGTATACACTTCTAATTTCAGCAATAATCTTACCCAAACTCTTTTCCCCCTAGACAGAAGTGCCAATTTTTACCACTATTATCAGAACATTCAGAATTTGCAGGTGTGATAACATACCAATTCATGATCATTTTAGTCCCTTATTCTCTCCAGTAATGACAATCCGTTCTACCACACTGTGTCTACAGGTACCTTTCCATGGAGCACATATGCATACATGTTTCCATATAAAGTACAAGCTCCTGTCACAGCCAGGATCAAATTAATATTGTTCTCACCCTCTGCTCCTCGGTAGTAAGCAGATGCAATGCACTTGAACTTTTCCTGACCTGCTGTGTCCCATCTGTGCaaggggggggaagaaaaaaaaaaaagaaatgtcaggttAATGAAAGCCAGTGTAACCTGAGTAAACACACTAATGAAGCAGCAGACTGGTACAAGTTGGAGAAGAATGTGATACCAGAGAAGTTGTTACCATCTGGAACATGTTATTCATTAACTACTGATAGAAAT comes from Falco naumanni isolate bFalNau1 chromosome 1, bFalNau1.pat, whole genome shotgun sequence and encodes:
- the RAB36 gene encoding ras-related protein Rab-36, yielding MKSNLMHLVPPVSRDRIISQFPKWYTPEACLQFKEHFHAQVRTACQQSAGTVGLKISKVVMVGDLYVGKTSLINRFCKDNFDRDYKATIGVDFEIERFEIIGIPYNLQIWDTAGQEKFKCIASAYYRGAEVIITVFDLADIQTLDHTKQWLEDALKENEPDSSFIFLVGTKKDLVSDAVCERTELDAIRFANEMQAEYWSVSAKTGENVKEFFSRVAALAFEQSMIKELEKTAGHMTQIGAGDFIELEKTTMEISEGNAQVSLNCC